One Sphingomicrobium marinum genomic window carries:
- a CDS encoding TerC family protein, whose product MLLLAAASAEGLSLGGPAEMWDAIVTDFSDITNPEKMVIFLQVLAIDLVLAGDNAIVVGALAAGLPPDQRRKVIIIGVMAALVLRVAFALVVTQLLAIVGLIFIGGLLLVWVAWKMWRELHHSGESPGSPEISGDETSGVKSAKSFYGAAWAVAVADVSMSLDNVLAVAGASREHPGILIVGLIFAVALMGLAANIIAKYIERYKWIAYIGLAVIVWVAGKMIYDGIVDPQVGIGLFFGG is encoded by the coding sequence ATGCTGTTGCTGGCAGCCGCCTCGGCGGAGGGCTTGTCGCTTGGCGGTCCGGCAGAGATGTGGGACGCTATCGTCACCGACTTCTCCGACATCACCAACCCTGAGAAGATGGTCATCTTCCTTCAGGTACTGGCGATCGATCTGGTACTCGCGGGCGACAACGCCATCGTCGTCGGCGCTTTGGCCGCGGGTCTTCCACCTGACCAGCGCCGCAAGGTTATCATCATCGGCGTCATGGCGGCACTTGTCCTACGCGTTGCCTTTGCGCTCGTGGTCACACAGCTGCTGGCCATCGTCGGCCTGATTTTCATCGGTGGCCTGCTGTTGGTCTGGGTGGCCTGGAAAATGTGGCGCGAGCTGCATCATAGTGGCGAAAGCCCTGGCAGCCCGGAAATTTCGGGCGATGAGACCAGCGGCGTAAAATCGGCCAAGAGCTTTTATGGCGCAGCCTGGGCTGTTGCCGTAGCCGACGTTTCGATGAGCCTCGACAATGTGCTTGCCGTTGCCGGCGCATCGCGCGAGCATCCCGGCATCCTGATCGTCGGCCTGATTTTTGCGGTCGCCTTGATGGGCCTCGCAGCCAACATCATCGCCAAATATATCGAGCGTTATAAGTGGATCGCTTATATCGGTCTTGCGGTAATCGTCTGGGTCGCCGGCAAGATGATCTATGACGGCATTGTCGATCCGCAGGTCGGGATCGGCCTCTTCTTCGGCGGATGA